A part of Leptospira neocaledonica genomic DNA contains:
- a CDS encoding class I SAM-dependent methyltransferase, which translates to MQSIPCNTCSNSKFTPLFSKASPKGEIFQIVECDNCKLVQVNPQPSLEEVSKYYEDSYFTQRTDRGYDNYYSEETKKEIARVFNLNLKDLGFFDWERLLGSEKSALDVGCAAGYFLDYLKSRNWKTKGLDIASGPVRFAKESLGLDVEQKDFLTWDLEGTEKFDLVTLWASIEHLHHPKETLQKILKHLKPGGRMILSTCRYGVLAKYLGPKWRYLNVPEHLYYYSLSGIISLGNELGYIPLGHISYGSGLTAKKGSGIFYKTSKKVADWAVKKFDQGDMMAVCFGVVK; encoded by the coding sequence ATGCAATCTATTCCTTGCAATACATGTTCTAATTCCAAATTCACCCCACTCTTCTCCAAGGCAAGTCCCAAAGGAGAGATCTTCCAAATAGTAGAATGCGATAATTGTAAATTAGTTCAGGTCAACCCTCAACCGAGCCTAGAAGAAGTTTCCAAGTATTATGAAGATTCCTACTTCACTCAAAGGACTGACAGAGGTTACGATAATTATTATTCCGAAGAAACCAAAAAAGAAATCGCAAGAGTATTCAATCTGAATCTGAAAGATTTAGGTTTCTTCGATTGGGAAAGATTATTAGGTTCGGAAAAGTCCGCTTTAGATGTGGGTTGTGCAGCAGGTTATTTTTTAGATTATCTAAAGAGTAGAAATTGGAAGACCAAAGGATTGGATATAGCAAGCGGACCTGTACGTTTTGCAAAAGAAAGCCTAGGTTTAGATGTGGAGCAAAAAGATTTTCTAACTTGGGATTTAGAAGGAACAGAAAAATTCGATCTTGTTACTCTTTGGGCGAGTATAGAACATCTGCATCATCCAAAAGAAACACTTCAGAAAATCCTAAAACATTTAAAACCGGGTGGAAGAATGATCCTTTCTACTTGCAGATATGGAGTTCTTGCAAAATACCTGGGACCTAAATGGAGATATCTAAACGTTCCGGAACATCTTTATTATTATAGTTTGTCTGGTATTATTTCTTTAGGAAATGAATTAGGTTATATACCATTGGGACATATCTCCTATGGAAGTGGGCTCACGGCTAAAAAAGGATCTGGGATCTTTTATAAAACTTCCAAAAAGGTAGCAGACTGGGCGGTTAAAAAGTTCGACCAGGGAGATATGATGGCAGTTTGTTTCGGAGTGGTTAAGTAA
- a CDS encoding CapA family protein yields the protein MYRILALSFLLGLSLLFSQCQPIDSVEPETLKIKAVGDLVMGTNYPENKLPADPKNTLFSQVEPSLRGADILFANFESTLTDYPHCAKNINRPLIFAFRTPPSYAKILKDVGFDIVSIANNHSLDFHQQGFEDTAKNLSEAGVRFTGKKGAITYMNVKGISVAWIGFSHMESAHNYVNQIEEGVALVKEAKKKAQLVFISVHGGAEGGPALHVKNEQERFYGEYRGNLVALSHALIDAGADLFIGHGPHLPRAFELYKGKLIAYSLGNFLGYRVFSTKGYGGYSLVLEADLDKQGNFIKGKIHPLQLSQNGIPAPDPDAKTTELIQSLTKSDFPSKGPKFQSDGSFHP from the coding sequence ATGTATAGAATACTTGCATTGTCCTTTCTTTTGGGACTCTCTCTTTTATTTTCCCAATGTCAGCCGATTGATTCCGTAGAACCGGAAACTTTGAAGATCAAAGCGGTCGGAGATTTGGTCATGGGAACCAATTATCCGGAGAATAAACTTCCTGCTGATCCTAAGAACACTTTGTTCTCTCAGGTGGAACCGAGTTTGAGAGGAGCAGATATACTATTCGCAAATTTTGAAAGCACTCTAACTGATTATCCGCATTGTGCTAAGAATATAAATCGCCCTCTTATCTTTGCTTTCAGGACTCCTCCATCATATGCAAAAATCCTAAAGGATGTTGGATTCGATATAGTTTCTATCGCCAATAACCATAGTTTGGATTTTCACCAGCAAGGTTTCGAAGACACCGCTAAAAATCTTTCCGAAGCAGGAGTTAGATTTACCGGAAAAAAAGGCGCGATTACTTATATGAATGTAAAAGGAATTTCCGTGGCTTGGATCGGATTCAGTCATATGGAAAGTGCACATAACTATGTAAATCAGATCGAAGAAGGTGTAGCTCTCGTAAAAGAGGCCAAGAAAAAAGCACAATTGGTTTTTATCTCCGTTCATGGAGGAGCAGAAGGTGGACCTGCGTTGCACGTAAAAAATGAGCAGGAAAGGTTTTACGGAGAATATAGAGGAAACCTGGTCGCACTTTCTCATGCATTGATTGATGCGGGCGCAGACTTATTTATAGGTCATGGTCCTCATTTGCCTAGGGCATTCGAATTATATAAAGGAAAACTGATCGCTTATTCTTTAGGGAACTTTTTAGGATATAGAGTTTTTTCCACGAAAGGATACGGAGGTTACTCTTTGGTGTTGGAAGCTGATTTGGACAAACAAGGGAATTTTATCAAGGGTAAGATCCATCCATTGCAGTTAAGCCAGAATGGAATTCCTGCTCCGGATCCGGATGCAAAAACTACGGAGCTGATCCAATCTTTGACTAAATCGGATTTCCCGAGCAAAGGACCTAAGTTCCAGTCTGATGGAAGTTTTCATCCTTAA
- the lsa26 gene encoding surface adhesion protein Lsa26 encodes MKRIPSLRFLLLGIFLLTTSSLSAAGTYSEGWTVAKLIQFESRGVIFESYEGLLEVYTITDSETCDELKDECYTPTKQKIEFSVRPENADVVNFLSKNLNQEILVQYRIHRFEPVALSSDYEVVGAQLQERSLPKGLPDKIVSKTKTGGKRNFSVTGRILSLEYKGTMVGTWEGLYLDETRNKVHSFSVTDEEIATFATNTLKFGLRYFLGVSVAYVTGWRDSHYDIYEINFKAPAGALEPAGKTQ; translated from the coding sequence ATGAAACGAATTCCATCCTTAAGATTTCTTTTATTAGGAATCTTTCTTTTAACTACCTCATCCTTATCCGCGGCCGGAACGTATTCCGAAGGTTGGACGGTTGCAAAATTGATCCAATTTGAAAGCAGAGGGGTCATTTTCGAATCCTATGAAGGTCTTTTAGAAGTTTATACTATAACCGATTCCGAAACCTGCGATGAGCTGAAGGACGAATGTTATACTCCTACTAAACAAAAGATAGAATTCAGCGTTCGTCCTGAAAACGCGGATGTTGTGAACTTCTTAAGCAAAAATTTAAACCAAGAAATTTTAGTCCAATATAGAATCCACAGATTCGAACCTGTAGCATTGTCTTCCGATTACGAAGTCGTTGGAGCTCAACTACAAGAGAGGTCGCTTCCGAAAGGCCTTCCTGATAAAATCGTAAGCAAAACGAAAACAGGAGGAAAAAGAAATTTTTCCGTTACCGGCCGTATTCTAAGTTTAGAATATAAGGGAACCATGGTGGGAACCTGGGAAGGATTGTATCTGGATGAAACCAGAAATAAAGTTCATTCTTTCTCTGTGACCGACGAAGAAATCGCAACCTTCGCTACAAACACTCTCAAATTCGGACTTAGATATTTCTTGGGAGTTTCTGTGGCTTATGTAACAGGCTGGAGAGATTCTCATTATGATATTTATGAGATTAACTTCAAAGCCCCTGCTGGAGCATTAGAACCGGCTGGTAAGACCCAGTAA
- a CDS encoding TonB-dependent receptor plug domain-containing protein, protein MNKRPKRFGKILHLGLFLVSVQIFSQENQKTETSAVKVVGKTSSNSQPENFRKNPTGFQTSIDLDQYNARYTNLPDVLEREAGVRIRRYGGLGSYSTLSLRGTNPNQTRIFIDGVPFNNAQGGEVNLADLPFDNLQSIEVYRSGAPVGFSGSAIGGSVNLVTRTGGGPPKTRVNIGAGSFNTGKSSVTHTGTYGGIGTSVFLLGEKSDQNFSYLNNHGTLLVNPLDDTIDRRRNAQYERTSGMIGLSGDIGATKIKFWNDLNYRFHGIPGPASNQTQQVHRRYLRNTSSLGTDTKGLFDGLLRLETRAFTSFTNDDLFDPKSEFSKGTPNSTAFMGQSGFQITPTLYLLEYYQILKFHAGIERETFERSRSTPQNIDLKYEPGKTRTYTTFQVEDEFRFFDGKLVLTPGVSWDSYRDKFQSDEPWYRKQDPFASATKTTEFSNPKTGLLWRFWEKENYSLEFKSNIARQYRIPSFLELFGEVGTIIANDSLKPERSENADAGITGKYKNGEFKSNITISYFRKRIKDMILFIPNSQFTLRPENVDSARIDGAEVSHKTEYKGWKFLLDYTYQEAINTSPAPYLNGKYLPLRPKHEISGTVAYRGKFWELGFEGVYVGAVFKDRTNEYVNYQPARQIWNAYLTLVLYSSPEEEDPAKKGEKTPKELLLSIDLRNMGDKRVEDIVGYPLPGRNWFITLSGRF, encoded by the coding sequence ATGAACAAAAGACCCAAACGATTCGGTAAGATCCTTCATCTAGGGCTCTTTTTAGTTTCCGTCCAAATATTTTCCCAAGAGAACCAAAAGACGGAAACTTCCGCTGTAAAAGTGGTGGGAAAGACCAGCTCAAACTCGCAACCTGAAAATTTCAGAAAGAACCCAACTGGTTTCCAGACTTCCATCGATCTGGACCAATACAATGCACGTTATACGAACCTTCCGGACGTTTTAGAAAGAGAAGCTGGTGTCAGGATCAGAAGATACGGAGGATTAGGTTCTTATTCTACTCTTTCACTTCGAGGAACGAATCCGAATCAAACCAGGATCTTTATAGACGGAGTTCCTTTTAATAATGCCCAAGGAGGAGAAGTAAACCTCGCGGATCTTCCCTTCGACAATCTACAAAGTATAGAAGTTTATAGAAGTGGTGCACCTGTAGGATTTTCTGGATCCGCAATCGGAGGAAGTGTAAATTTAGTTACTAGAACCGGAGGAGGCCCCCCTAAAACTCGTGTTAATATAGGCGCGGGAAGTTTTAATACCGGGAAGAGTAGCGTAACGCATACCGGGACTTATGGCGGGATCGGGACGAGCGTATTCTTATTGGGAGAAAAATCGGACCAAAATTTTTCCTATTTAAATAATCATGGGACCTTACTCGTCAATCCATTGGATGATACGATTGATAGAAGAAGGAATGCTCAGTACGAAAGAACTTCCGGCATGATTGGACTCAGCGGAGACATTGGTGCTACCAAAATCAAATTTTGGAATGATCTAAATTATAGATTTCATGGAATTCCTGGACCTGCAAGTAACCAAACCCAACAAGTTCATCGCAGATATCTCAGAAATACTTCTTCTCTAGGAACGGATACAAAAGGTTTGTTCGACGGGTTATTGAGGTTGGAAACTAGGGCTTTCACTTCGTTTACAAATGACGATCTATTCGATCCTAAATCGGAATTCTCCAAGGGGACACCTAATTCTACGGCTTTTATGGGACAGTCAGGATTCCAGATCACTCCTACACTCTATTTATTAGAATATTATCAAATTTTAAAATTTCATGCGGGGATAGAAAGGGAAACATTCGAAAGATCCAGAAGTACACCTCAAAATATAGATCTAAAATACGAGCCTGGAAAGACTAGGACTTACACTACTTTTCAGGTGGAGGACGAGTTCCGATTTTTTGATGGTAAATTAGTTTTGACTCCGGGAGTTTCTTGGGATTCTTACAGAGATAAATTCCAATCTGACGAGCCTTGGTACAGAAAACAGGATCCATTTGCTTCTGCCACTAAAACTACTGAATTTTCGAATCCTAAGACGGGACTTCTCTGGAGGTTTTGGGAAAAAGAAAATTATTCTTTAGAATTCAAATCTAATATCGCTAGACAATATAGGATTCCTAGTTTTTTGGAACTTTTCGGCGAAGTCGGAACAATCATCGCGAACGATTCTCTCAAGCCTGAAAGAAGTGAAAACGCGGATGCTGGTATTACCGGAAAATATAAAAACGGAGAATTTAAATCGAATATTACGATTTCTTACTTTAGGAAAAGGATCAAGGATATGATTCTTTTTATTCCGAATTCACAGTTCACCTTGAGACCGGAGAATGTGGACTCTGCGAGGATTGATGGAGCCGAAGTCTCTCATAAGACCGAATACAAGGGTTGGAAATTTTTATTAGACTATACATACCAAGAAGCGATCAATACTTCTCCTGCACCTTATCTGAACGGAAAATATCTTCCTCTTAGACCGAAACATGAAATTTCAGGAACCGTCGCTTACAGAGGGAAATTCTGGGAGCTTGGTTTCGAAGGTGTATATGTAGGGGCGGTCTTCAAAGACAGGACAAATGAGTATGTGAATTACCAGCCTGCTCGACAGATTTGGAATGCATATCTCACACTCGTACTGTATTCTTCTCCGGAAGAAGAAGATCCTGCAAAAAAAGGGGAAAAAACTCCCAAAGAACTGCTCTTAAGTATAGATCTTAGGAATATGGGAGATAAAAGAGTGGAGGATATTGTAGGCTATCCTCTTCCGGGAAGAAATTGGTTTATCACCTTAAGCGGGAGGTTTTAG
- a CDS encoding YncE family protein — protein MRYRFPSILPALFIFFYFCGDIERPPLYTLFLTPNLPNNIGVVTTDFASGGRFKVLNPELLLSYPGLTPIHSDAVARFGNDKVYILNRLNRDSIQVLDPNFGFQTVAEWSMGSGTNPADIAIVGQNKAYVSLYGSRILRIIHPLTGANLGQIDLGGYSEPSAIPDNLPEMSGMQMVGTSLFVVLQRLDRNDPSGYFPPGPWGSLLLEIDTVTDSIISTYTFPVPNPVGKPQMLDLFGETHIVFAAANRMGFLSQIDGGVVAFRLSTRTFRSGFLFPETAAGGDILGVQIKNEQLGYASVLDASFNKTLQVFNPSTGKKLASLLFIPSSYDASLTTILLGDDEILYVSNTQFTQPGVSMFDTRDNRLLTPAPISVDLQPFDLIQLKE, from the coding sequence GTGAGATATAGATTTCCCTCTATTCTTCCGGCTTTGTTTATCTTCTTTTACTTCTGCGGAGATATAGAAAGGCCTCCTTTATATACTTTATTCTTAACTCCTAATCTTCCGAATAATATCGGAGTTGTTACTACAGACTTTGCAAGTGGGGGAAGGTTTAAGGTATTAAATCCGGAACTTCTACTTTCCTATCCTGGGCTGACGCCTATCCATTCGGATGCAGTGGCCAGATTCGGGAACGATAAAGTATATATTCTAAATCGTTTAAATAGGGATAGTATCCAAGTTTTAGATCCGAATTTCGGGTTCCAAACGGTGGCCGAATGGTCCATGGGCTCCGGGACCAATCCGGCGGATATTGCGATTGTCGGGCAGAACAAAGCCTATGTATCACTTTATGGTTCTAGAATATTAAGGATTATTCATCCTTTAACGGGAGCAAACCTAGGCCAGATCGATTTGGGCGGTTATTCCGAGCCGAGTGCGATTCCGGACAATCTTCCCGAAATGTCCGGAATGCAGATGGTGGGCACGAGTCTTTTTGTAGTATTACAAAGATTGGATCGAAATGACCCGAGCGGATATTTTCCTCCTGGTCCTTGGGGTTCGCTACTTCTAGAAATAGATACTGTAACGGATTCTATTATTTCCACTTATACATTTCCTGTTCCGAATCCGGTGGGCAAGCCCCAGATGCTGGATCTCTTCGGAGAAACACATATTGTCTTTGCCGCCGCGAATAGAATGGGTTTTTTGAGCCAGATTGACGGTGGAGTCGTGGCATTTCGACTTTCTACTCGGACTTTCCGGTCTGGCTTTTTATTTCCGGAAACTGCGGCCGGCGGAGATATACTCGGAGTGCAGATCAAAAACGAACAATTGGGTTATGCAAGCGTTCTGGATGCTTCCTTTAATAAAACATTACAAGTATTTAATCCAAGCACGGGGAAGAAATTGGCGAGTTTACTTTTTATTCCTTCTTCTTATGATGCGAGCCTGACCACAATCTTGCTTGGGGATGACGAGATTCTTTACGTTTCTAATACCCAATTCACTCAACCGGGCGTGAGTATGTTTGACACAAGAGATAAT